ACACGAACATGCCCTTATATGGTCATGATGGGGTACACTTCGTGGTTGTCCCCAGTAGGAGAGAGAGACTCTCCTCACAGGTAGACTGCAGCACCTGTCCAAGTAAGCTTTTGTTCAACGTTCCTCACCGGAGTCATCTAAAACATGACAAGTCTGTGCTTCACCCCAGGAGTGCGAAGACCTGAGGAAGGAGAACCGGTTCTTGTCCAATGAGATCCGCACGGAGAGGACGGCCATGCGCTCGGAGAACGAGCTGATGATGAGGAACCTGAGGAACGTCAACCAGGATCTGCAGGCACAGGTCAAGGCTGTACGTTGTCACACCTTCAGATGGAGAAGTGCAACATAGGATCAGTAGTCAGTCTCAAGAGTCTTGTTTCCTCGCTCGTTAGCTGAAGCGGTGTCTGCAGCAGAGCCAGCAGAGGGCGACGTTGTGCTCGCAGGCCGGGGACCAGGCAGAGGCGCTCAGAAGGGAGGCCGACAAGGGCCGGGTCCTCGCTGAGGCCCACGCCCTCGCCAGCCAGAGGGAGAAGGAGGAAGCCCAGGAAGACCAGAAACGCCTGAAGGAAGAAGCTGAGCAGCTTCAGAAGGAGGTGTGCCGGTCCCAACCTTCCAGACCAGTCCAGTTCTTGCCGGGACTCACACGACTGTTGCCTTCAGCGCCGTGATCTTCAGCTGCTGCTGGATCAGACGCACCAGAACTTCTCGGAGACCAAGACGAGACTGGATCGGGTGTCCGAGGAGAAGCTGATCCTCAGGCGGGAGAACGAGGAGCTGGAGAAGGACCGGGAGGCCCTGAGACTCAAACTGAGACAAACCTTAGAGGAGAAGGTCCGACTCCAAGACAGGTCAGTGATATTTCAGAACTTCACCTTGAAGGACAAGAACATGTTCTTCTCCGCTGTGGGAAACTGCAGACAAGTGTGACCCATAACACAACATTTTAAACCAAATAAGAACCATAAAATAATtcaaaaaccaaatatgaacccaaaaaatatttttaaaaccaaATATGAACCATCATTTTTGTTTAAACCAAGAACCATAATTTTTTTCTAACCATATATTAACcataaaaattattttgaaatgtgaggagtttaaaaataaatatgaaccataaaaataatgtaaaaagcaAACATGAACcataaaaatcattttaaaatgaaatatgaatgatgcaaaatacatttaaaaccaaAGATGAACTTTAAGGAAAAACCAAATAAACTACAAAAATCATTTGAAAAaccaaatatgatttttttttttaaaacaattatgAACAATAACTATACATTTGAAACCAAATATGAATTATAACTATTTCACAAATGCTTTTAAGCTTTTTgcagttttaaaattttttaCCAATTTGCAAAAGCCCCGCACCCCCtccgaaaaatccaaacattttcacattgtcaatatgggggtattgtgtgtagaattttgagaataAAAGTGATTTTTTCCCAATTTGGATTGATTCATTGTAACAACAACTCAAATGTTTTATTAAAGCTTTTTGCAGTTTTTAAAATTTGAACAAATTTGCAAAAGCCCCGCGgcccctaaaaaaaataaataaataaaaaatcacattgtcattatggggtattgtttgtagaattttgagaataAAAGTGAATTATTCCAATTTGGAATACCGTACATTCATTGTAAGAATtctaaaaccaaatatgaacGATAATTTTAAAACCAAATATgaattgtaaaaatatttttttaacacaatatGAACTGTAAGGAGTTTAAAACCAAGTATgcatgataaaaaataattttaaaaccaaATATGAACCATACAAATCATTCAAAAAACAAATATGCACCATAAAAGTTATTTTAAAACCAAATAAACTGTAAGGAGTGAAACACTAAATATGAAccataaaaataatgtaaaagctaaaccatcaaaataattttaaaacctaaTATGAATGATACAAAATTATATTAAAACCAAATATAAATGATACAGTTCATATTTggtttgggggaaaaaagtaagAGAAACcaaatatacacaaaaaaaataattttaaaaacaaatatgaatattgaacaattattttaaaaccaattatgaacaataaacatgatttaaaaaacaaatatgaatgataaaaactattttacatttttttaaagctttttgcagtttttaaaatgtttacttttccaAATTTGCAAAAGCccctccaaaaaaataaaaaaataaaacccccaaaaaatcacattgtgtgggtattgtgtgtagaattttgagaataAAAATGAATGCATTCCAATTTGGAATACATTCattgtgaattatatatttatatagcgcttttttttttctctagtaacAAATATGAAACCAAATATGAACGataattttaaaaacaaatatgaattgtaaaaatatattttaacaaaatatgaactgtagtttaaaacaaagtatgaactataaaaatatgttttaaaaccaATGACCAATACGTttaaaaccaaatatgaatgatataaataatTTGAATCAAATATGATCGATACAAatcattttttaaccaattttgaaCAATACAAAGATGCTTAAAAGCAAATATGAATGATAAAAATCATGTTGAACAGTAAAATGAGTttaaaaccaaaaacaaaccATTAGAAACAGTTTAAAAAGAAATATGAATGTTATGAAGTCTAAAAccaaatagatagtactttattgattccttcaggaaaattaaaattccagcagcagtgtacagagttgagatcaatttaaaatgtaaaaagtaaataatgggggtttaaatggaaacaaaatagagaaatgttataataagaataaaaataaaaagcaacaatgggaataaaaatataacagtaaaaattaagaatataacaagagaaactaggcagtagtgaccatgttatgaaaattgctttgcactgttattgttaatATAGGAAATAGGAATAAAATAGGAATGACAAGAAAAATCTGATAAGAAAAATATGGAGATAAGAATATAATTTCAATCCAATTCTGAATGAGTGATTTTAAGCAGATATGAAGAATCAGaagtacagtatttccttgaattgccgcagggcatatagtatgcgcctgccttgaattactcgcttcccaaaataattagcgcatgtttagtattaccgcctggtcaaactcgtgtgacatttcccctgtcatcattttcaaaatggctgatttaaataccggtaatttgaaatcgcataaagagaagaatattaagagctattcagtaggatttaaggtcccagcttacatcacactcaaatttttactgcatgcctttggtaagtgccggagtgagaagaggttttaaaataattagcgcatgcttacttttaccgcatgcctttggtaagcgcaggagtgagaagaggttttaaattaattagcgccccggcggcaattcaaggaaatacggtagtttacaACCAAAAATGAAGGCTGATCATGTGACTCAAGTGGTCAAGTAGGAACCTCGATACATTCTGGAAGGTTGTGGCCAAGATGGCGACTCTAGAGCTTGACGGCCATGTTGTCCACAGCGAGGCGGAATGGCGGCTCAGAGCGACGTCCTCCAAGGAGGCGAGCGAGAGGGCCCGCCAAGGCCGCCTGGAGGCCGAAGCCGAGCGGCGCCTGGCTGAGAAAGAACGTCAGGAACGTGCGGCCGAGTGCCTCAGCTGGAAGGAGAAATATCTGCTGGTGGAGCACCAGATCAGAACCCAGGAGGACATGAAGGCTTTGAGGCAGAACAAAAGTGTGAGAGGACGCTAAAATACACGCAATGTTGTTACTCCTGCATATTGACCTTTCTCTGCAGTGCCAAGCCCACATCCAGACCTACTTCCTCTGCGTGACCGAGAGCGACCAGCGAGTGAAAATTCTCAAAAATCACCACGGCACACCCAGAAGCATCATGGTTACGTTTTTCTCTGCACCTAAACTTTTGATGCGGACCAAAAAGTTCTTCACAGTTCTTTTTTTTAGGCAGGACAGAGTTCCTCATGTCTGTCTTTATGATCCAGGAGGGTGACCCGGTCTACATCTCAACAGCAGAGTCCAACACGGAAGAACCTGGGAGGAGCCCATCCAGGTAACTCCAACATTAATTTGTTgtcatcaaggcttaggtcaggctgattaccaaaataaatattcaatcatctgcaaaagaagggacttataaaaaaaatggactatacttactaggggtgtgggaaaaaatcgatttgaatatgaATCGAATAGTTTaccttgtgcgattcagaatcgattctcattttaaaaaaaaatatatatttttttaaccaatccaacaaaccaatacacagcaataccataacaatgcaatccaattccaaaaccaaacctgacccagcaacactcagaactgcaataaacagagcaattgagagaagacacaaacacgacacagaacaaaccaaaagtaatgaaacaaaaattaatatgatcaacaacagtatcaatccatccatcatcttccgcttatccgaggtcgggtcgcgggggcagcagcctaagcagggaagcccagacttccctctcaccagccacttcgtctagctcttcccgggggatcctgaggcgttcccaggtcagccgggagacatattcttcccaacgtgtcctgggtcttccccatggcctcctaccggctggacgtgccctaaacacctccctagggaggcgttcgtgtggcatcctgaccagatgcccgaaccacctcatctggctcctctcgatgtggaggagcagcggctttactttgagttcctcccggatggcagagcttctcaccctatctctaagggagagccccaccacacggcggaggaaactcatttcggccgcttgtacccgtgatcttatcctttcggtcatgacccaaagctcatgaccataggtgaggatgggaacgtagatcaatcggtaaattgagagctttgccttccggctcagctccttcttccccacaacggatcgatacaacgttcgcattactgaagacgccgcaccgacccgcctgtcgatctcacgatccactcttcccccactcgtgaacaagactcctaggtacttgaactcctccacttggggcagggtctcctccacaacccagagatggcactccacccttttccgggcaagaaccatggactcggacttgtatcaaacagtatcaatattaattataatttcagcatagcagtgattaaaaatctctccctgatattatcattagacatttataaaaattataaaaaaaagaacaatagtgaatgaatacggaatcgttttgaatcggaaaaatatcatttttgaatcgagaatcgaatcgaaaaaaaaattaaaaatcgatatattatcgaatcgtgactccaagaatcgatactgaatcgaatcgtgggacacccaaagattcacagccctattactTACATACAATTACTGGGCTAAAATACAGAAATTTGAACTAAAATATCGATAATTTTATATACATTTCTTAAACTGTTGAAATACACCACTTTAGTCAATTttggcgcttaagaaacttctctctgacttcagctccagacttcttctgtttgtttgatattgtcattactgccccaagtggtgggaaagtgcaTTACAACAGAGTACCTCACTCACAGCCTAACAATGGTTAGTAAACACTTAATAAATCATGTTATcattaaaaaacgttttttttccccatttttgttaaatttatttttttggtcattGCATTTTAGTGTCATAATGAGATTTTTTTCCCCAgcttattttaatttaatattgaaatatatacttccaaaaaatattttaataaaattctTTTTCATTCTATATTTCATGTAACAAAAATGAAGAAACAAacagggggggggaaaaaaagaccaaaactggattttttgttaaaatccgAGACTGGAGCAGCACGTTGCTACTAACAGTAAAGACCGTGGACTGGCCTGTAGGATCAGTGACAGAAATATCAGCAACTTCCAGCTCCCAAATGAGAATCCCTTTTgctttttgtcaggttcaaacactgaactATCTAatacacaagacaagaagcaaggaatcacgcagagacagagtccaatttagctcatgaggagaaacgtctggggctgcacactcaATTACAGTCTACCGCCacactctaaggcagtggttctcaaatgggggtacgcgtccccttgggtgtacttgaaggtatgctaaggggtatgtgagattttttagaaatattctaaaaataacaattcacaaatcctttataaatatgtttattgaataatatttcaacaaattaagaatgtaagttcataaactgtgaaaaaaatacaacaatgcaatattcagtgttgacagctagattttttgtggacatgttccatcaatattgatgtaaaagatttttttttttttgaagaaatatttagaatgaagttcatgaatctagatggatctctattacaatccccaaagagggcactttaagttgatgattacttctatgtgtagaaatctttatttataattgaaccacttgtttgtttttcaacacatttttagttatttttatatcttttttttccaaatagttcaagaaagaccgctacaaatgagcaatattttgcactgttatacaatttgataaatcagaaactgatgacatagagctgtattttactttatctctttttttcaaacaaaaatgatttactctgattagggggtacttgaattaaaaagaatgttcacaggggaaccgtcaccgaaaaaaggttgagaaccactgctctaaggtacatGCCCCGCGCTCTATTTATTGAGGAGTTCCCTCGTtcacatcactgaggctgcctctaaagAGAGTGGTCACACATtatgcaaagcagctccagtacgcacgaaatgtgacggaatgtgctgggggggaTTGTGATTGCCtcgtctctgctttgtctgcgagCTGTCTTATTTTTgttgaggtacttgaagtccttggctgttagcgggttaAAACAAAGAAAATCTCTGCGGCGAGCCCACTCCTAATATGCCGTGGAAGATAAGTAGTGTGCCTTTGCATGAAGCAGAAAGGAGCAcaatagatagaatagaatagaaagtccTTCCGggaggaaattcagcaccacagttcgctcacaataaacaataatagtaaataatatataacacatgtatatatgaataatataaatatattctacatttaagtgcagtcaagaaggaaaaTAACTATAGCATTGGCCTTTAAGCATAGGACTTGTGTGATAACATATATAATTATTCTACAACTTTGTCCTTTTTGGATGATTTCCcaattttcatttttaaatataaaatgaaaaacaagttttttttctcCATCTAGTCATTGCTTTCTACCACTGTAAAAAaggaacactttatttttatttttcaaaataaaattcctATTTAGCGATTTGTGTTTATTTTCAGTGATAAAATTGAAATTCAAAGACCAACACACAGACGGACCATTTCCCCCCCCACTTTGGATATCAATGTTTTAAAAATTCTAGAACATCCTGATGTTGCCGATCATGTTGTGGCGGTAGCTATGACAACGGTTTTCATGCTGCctccacattttgtgttttgcaatttgtttctACTCAAAGAAATGTCTAGAAAACGCTACGGACTTCTACGTATTCATCTGATTGTAAACAGGAATGCTTTGCTAAAACATGGGAGacggcagtaatacagcatcaatcacaaaaggaAGCCCTTTGGAGAGTAGCAGTTACTATATAAATTCAGGCTGTCATCTTAAAtcaactcatttggtcaaagtctcTCGGACGAGTTCAGTGAAGTACGAACCCTGTTTTTGGCCTAAAAATGGCCGACAAAAACTaagatggccgacttcctgtttgttttcaaaCATGTATTCGAGAGACTTTTCCGAGTGTCCAGTCATGATAAACTTCGTGATCATACATGAATCTGGTAGTGGAGAACACTTTTATTTtcaagggggcgctagagagtcAATTTTGACCTCGGAAAAATTTCACATTTTTCACGCACTTGCAAAAACTGATTTTCCCTGCATGCTAAAAATGCCTAAAACGCAATTTGTGGGCCCTCGCAGTAGTTAGGGTGCAAGAAGAACCAAGGGCAAGGGGACATGAAAGAGTCGTATCCTGTAGACAGCGAGCAGGCCAATAATGTAGTGGAGAGAAGCAATACAACATCAATCACATGTGTACGGACTCAAATACCAATTCTGTCACAACAGTTCCAGGACCGTGATCCGAGTGAGCGCCCCCCCGCTCTCTGGGAGG
The sequence above is drawn from the Nerophis ophidion isolate RoL-2023_Sa linkage group LG03, RoL_Noph_v1.0, whole genome shotgun sequence genome and encodes:
- the LOC133548689 gene encoding uncharacterized protein LOC133548689, translating into MATLELDGHVVHSEAEWRLRATSSKEASERARQGRLEAEAERRLAEKERQERAAECLSWKEKYLLVEHQIRTQEDMKALRQNKSCQAHIQTYFLCVTESDQRVKILKNHHGTPRSIMVTFFSAPKLLMRTKKFFTVLFFRQDRVPHVCLYDPGG